ATCGGCGAAGGGTTCGGGGTTAATCAGACAAATGGCAGATGCATTGATTGCGGAGCTCAGGGCGACCGTAAAGGCACTTAAACAGTTGCTCTCCACGTTGGATAAAGAGAAATTGCGAAGTTTGATGGATGCTCTGCCAACCGACATCGCAGCAGGCAGCGCCGAAATGGTGATGCTGGTACACCTGACCCGAGAGATCGATGCCCGCGGAGATGCGCTAGGACAAGTCATTAACTTTCCGACGCGATAGATCGATCCGGTATTATGTAGCTGTCACCCCTGAAATGGCCAATCACCTGCTGGTGTCAACGGAAGGACTGGGTAAGCCCATAATCTGGCAGGTCAGAGTAAGCCTCCGACGAGTGTTGCGCGCCAAGCCTAAGAAGAACGCCTGGACGTCTCACTATTGAGGGCCAGGTACCTCGGGTCGAGAATTGCGCCACTCGGAATCTTTAGCCCGTCAACATCAAAGGGCAAGAGAAGTTCAAGTTGGTCACGGTCTCGCGCAGCCCTTGTCCGGATTTTTGTTACGGCTGGCGGCGGCAACGGGGGCATTGCCGGGTAGCGCCCATCCAGCAAATCACCGACGGTCACGATCTGTACGCGGGGCAGTCTGCCGTGCGCAGACCGTTCCACAAACCCTGCGCCGGCAGCATCTGAAAGCATTGCCTTAGTTGGCTCTGCAAGAGTGACCAGAATGCCCATATTGGCGTCCTCTTCCCTTTGGACAACGCCGCTCAATTCCCGAACCATGGCTGGCCCGAGGTGTTCTCCGCCCTTCACAGAGACAATTATTCGCCCAAATCCGTACGGGCCGTTTGCAAAATAGATGTTTCCATCAATGCCCCTATCGGCTCCCTTCTTTGATTCATAGGTCTGCGCACCAAGCAGCCAAGAAGCCCACCATTGAAATTGGTGTTTGTCGCGCCGCGCGAGATCACGTGCGCCAGCAAGATCGGTCGGCCTTCCGCTTACTTCGAATTTTTGGACGTTCTCTATTTTTCTTAAGCGGCGTTCGATCAACGTTATGGCATAGTGGGTCACGTCAATTCCGATCCACTTCCGATTGAGTCGCTCTGCCGCTTCAACGCTTGTGCCGCAGCCGCAAAATGGGTCGAGCACGATGTCGCCGGGATTCGATGAGGCATTCAAAATTCGTTCAAGCAGAGCGAGAGGCTTTTGGGTTGGATATCCGAGCCTTTCACGCGCCTGTGAATTCACCGGGAAGATATCAGTCCAGAGATTGTCGACAATCTCGCCCTTCTGCTCATCTAGGTAGCGAATGAGATACGGCACACCATTGCGAGACCAGTAAATACGATTCGCCCGGTCTATTTCGGCAAGTTTCTCACGAACGACCCTCCAACCGTGGGGCGGCGTAAATCCGTTGTATTCGTATACCAAGTTCGGCCTGGGCCCCATACTCTGGGATCGAATAATGTTGTCATGACGGTAATGCCTCCGTTGTGCGTCAACGTGGCGATAGTGGCTCGCTTTGTAAGATTCCGAGTGCTCGCCGTATTGGGTATTCCATGTCGCTTTGTCCGATTTTGCATAAAAGAAGATCGTATCCGTAACGCGGCTAAAGCCAGATTTTGTATCGCTATGGGCCGTGGTCCGCTTCCAGATGATTTCGTTCCGATAATTCCTTGGCCCGAAAATGGTGTCTAACAGCATTTTTAGGTAGTGACTGGCCGTTGAGTCACAGTGAAGATAGAGCGACCCAGTCGGTTTCAGTGCGCGGTGTAATTCAATCAAACGGACGGCCATCATAGCGAGGTAGGCCATCATCGAATTGTCGCCAAGCCAAGCGCGGAAGGCCCGAAGGACAAGCGCCAAGTCATCCCCTTCGCGCATGACATCATCAAATGCTATGGCCGCAGATTCTCCCCACGACCAGGTATCGCGAAACGCCTCTGCTTGCGCCTCGGATGGTATGCCGGCGCCCTCTTTGAATAGGACATTGTAGTTGGCATTCGAATTGAAAGGAGGGTCTAGATAGACAAGATCAACGCTCTCGTCTTTGACCTGCCTTCGCAGAACGTCAAGGTTGTCACCGAAGAATAGCTTGTTCATAGCTTCTGTCCCCGACAACAGAGTTGCAGGCTGTAGTTAAATCTTCGAAAATTCAGGAATTATTAACGAATGGCTAGAGTGCGAGCCTATAGGGCGGCGCGACTTGACAGCGCTCTGGACTCCCCAAAGTGTTCGACGCATTCTCTCGTTGGAGAGAGGGTTATGGGCCTCCAAAGGCAGAAGCCTGTAAGGCGGCGTCGGCGTTCGCTGTTAGATCAGCGGGCGCTAATCCCGGTTTTGCTTTGTGGCGTTGCCGGAGCCAGCTACTTCATGCCACAAGCCGAACTGCATCCTCTGCCGACCGTGCATCGGCAGGGCGACTCCCCAGCGTCCCGAGCGCCGGCTGGCTGCAACATCAAGGGTAATATCAGCGTCGAGACAGGCGAGCGCATCTATCACATGCCAGGTCAGCGCTATTACAACACCACAGTCGTCAACCCAGCCAAGGGCGAGCGCTGGTTTTGCTCCCAATGGCAAGCTTGGTGGGCGGGGTGGCGGAAGGCTAAGGTGTAACATTCCCTGCGGCTGGGTAGCCAAGCGCTGCGCTTGAAATCGTAGCGTGGTTGCGCGACGGTCACGCCAGAGAACCTGAAGCGAGCAACCCATGAAGCGTATGGAAAAGGCACCCTTTGTGCCGACCGAAATTCGCATTGCCACGGTTCGGGCCAAAGACGGCGTTCTCGGCGTTCTTTCAATCCAGACAACTGAAGGTCGCCTGGATATTGCCCTCGACCGAACAACGGCAGACGCTATCGTGGATGCAATCAGCAGCATTCGCTCAAAGTTGGATTCGCTCGATAGCAGCTTACTCTGATCTTGGCTGGGTAGCGCCCTTATCGGAATAGAGAAACCCGCCGCTGAGGGGGGACCATGGCGGCGGGTTCTGCACCTTGAATAGAGCGGCCATATTCCTGAGAAAGCCGCTGCACGACATAAACCCGCAGATGCGGCTCTTGTTCCAAACAATTTTAAGCACCAGCCTGTCTCGGACCCACATACCCGTGCGCAGTTCCGTACAGGACATTGTAATTGGCATTAGCCGCCACGCATCACCCGCCAAATATCTGACCAGTAGGCCGTGACCAGGGAGGCCAAGGCGGCCGCTGCCATACCGGTCACGCCCAAGGCACCTAGGCCCATCAGCTTCCATCTGGTCACCTCGGCAGTGACGGCTTTCACCTCCGTCATATCTTCGCTGAGGGATCTCACCGCGCCTTCAGTTTCGGCAAGCCGCTCCACCAGCTCGTCGGTCTTCGCGTACATCTTCGACCGGCTGGCAGCGGCGCGCTGTTCAGACTGCTCATAAGAGAGCGCGGCCCTGGCATCGCTGTCTTTGATATCGCGCCGGATCTCGGTTACGTCCCGCTGGACGCCCTCCATAGCGGCGACGAGGCCGCCTACCATCATCTCTAGGCTCTTCGTCGCCGATGTTGCCATGTCAGGCTTCCCAGCCGCAGAGCTTTTCGCCCTTGAGATTGTGGGCGAGCGCGTCTCTTGCCTCAACAACGGTCATGTCCTCGACCGGGTTGCGGTTCGGCTCCTCGATATCGCAGAATGAACCGCCCGCGTGCTGACAGGCGCCGAGC
This region of Mesorhizobium sp. C432A genomic DNA includes:
- a CDS encoding DNA methyltransferase; this encodes MNKLFFGDNLDVLRRQVKDESVDLVYLDPPFNSNANYNVLFKEGAGIPSEAQAEAFRDTWSWGESAAIAFDDVMREGDDLALVLRAFRAWLGDNSMMAYLAMMAVRLIELHRALKPTGSLYLHCDSTASHYLKMLLDTIFGPRNYRNEIIWKRTTAHSDTKSGFSRVTDTIFFYAKSDKATWNTQYGEHSESYKASHYRHVDAQRRHYRHDNIIRSQSMGPRPNLVYEYNGFTPPHGWRVVREKLAEIDRANRIYWSRNGVPYLIRYLDEQKGEIVDNLWTDIFPVNSQARERLGYPTQKPLALLERILNASSNPGDIVLDPFCGCGTSVEAAERLNRKWIGIDVTHYAITLIERRLRKIENVQKFEVSGRPTDLAGARDLARRDKHQFQWWASWLLGAQTYESKKGADRGIDGNIYFANGPYGFGRIIVSVKGGEHLGPAMVRELSGVVQREEDANMGILVTLAEPTKAMLSDAAGAGFVERSAHGRLPRVQIVTVGDLLDGRYPAMPPLPPPAVTKIRTRAARDRDQLELLLPFDVDGLKIPSGAILDPRYLALNSETSRRSS
- a CDS encoding DUF1515 family protein, whose product is MATSATKSLEMMVGGLVAAMEGVQRDVTEIRRDIKDSDARAALSYEQSEQRAAASRSKMYAKTDELVERLAETEGAVRSLSEDMTEVKAVTAEVTRWKLMGLGALGVTGMAAAALASLVTAYWSDIWRVMRGG